In the genome of Flavobacteriales bacterium, the window TAGGAGTTAGAAAGCATTGGGGAATTGAAAATAAAGTTCATTGGGTGCTCGATGTTGCTTTTAATGAGGATTTAAGTAGAAAAAGAACGGGGCATGCCGCAGAAAATTATTCGACAATTAACAGGATAGCACTGAACTTGCTAAAGAAGGATGACGCAAAGATTGGGGTTAAGGCAAAAAGAAAAATGGCAGGTTGGGATAACGAGTATTTACGTAAGGTTATGAAAAATTAGATGCGTTTGCCCTGTTAAATAGACCGAAATATTAAAGGAAATAGATAAATATGTTTTAACAACGCCGAGTTGATAACTTGAAGGTGTTAGTAATTCCATCCCTTCTTTAATAGCTAATTTTGGCTTATGATTCGTGCTATTATCGGAACAGCCCTTACGCTGTGTATTCTTTCGTTTAATCTTTTTCCAGATCAAGCCTTTGGTCAGAAAACTGAAGTGTTTCAAAGCGAGAATTATAAATTCAACGAAGCCAAAGTCCTTTTCGATCATAAAAAGTATGTGGTTGCTCAAAAAGGTTTTGAAAAAGCAATTAAGTCATACGGCGAGAATAATAATTCGCTTCAAAAACAAGAAGCTGAATATTATGAAGCATTGTGTGCTTACGAATTGTTTAATCGTGATGCCGAACAATTATTATTGGAGTTTTTAAATAGTCACCCCGAGAATCCTAAAGTTGAAAAGGTTCGGTTTATAATGGGATGCCTTAAATACCGTACTCGGAAATTTAAAGATGCAATTGCATGGTTTAGTAAGGTTGATGTTTTAAAGCTAAACAATGAAGAGATAGCAGAATACCATTTCAAAAAAGGGTACAGCTATTTCAAACAAAGAGATCATGAAAATGCGAAGGCGTCTTTCTTCGAAATTAAAAATGCCGATACCAAATACACACCGCTTGCCATTTATTATTACGGCCACCTTTCTTATATAGCCAAGAAGTATGAGACTGCGTTAATTGAATTTAAAAAATTAACCACGGATAAGCACTTCAAGAAAATTGTACCTTATTACATCACTCAAATTTATTACCTCCAAGAAAAATTTGATGACGTGCTTACTTATGCACCTAGGTTGCTTGATACATCGAAACCTAAAAGGTCGGCAGATATTTCGCGTTTAATCGCCGATTCGTATTATAAATCGGGAGATTATAAAAACGCAGCGCCTTATTTTGAGAAGTTTTTAAAGCTTACCAATAAAATAACTCGACAAGATTATTATCAATTGGGTTTTGCTTATTATAAAAATGCTCATTATAAAGAGGCCATCGTAAACTTTAAGAAATTGGTTTACGAAAAAGACAGTCTTACTCAGTTTAGTCATTACCATATGGCTGCTTGTTATATAAAATTAGATAACAAGAAGTTTGCTAGAAACTCTTTTAGTGCCTGTACTAAATTAAAATTTGATGATAAAATAAGGGAAGACGCCCTCTTTAACTTTGCGAAATTGTCGTACGAGCACAAATACAATCCTTTTCAAGAGGCGATATCTGCATTTCAAGACTTTATCGAACAATATCCTAAATCTACAAAGGTTACCAAGGCATACGAGTATATGGTTAGTGCTTATTTAACAACAAATAATTATAAGCTCGCATTACAATCATTAGAAAAAGTAAAGCAAGAAGTTAGAGATAAGGATATTAAACTTCAACAAGCCTATCAAATGTTGGCCTACAATAGAGGGATCGATCTTTATAATAACAATGAACTAAAAAAGTCGATTGTTCATTTTGAAAAGGCGCTCATATATCCGTTAGATAAATCGATTAACCTGAGAGCTCATTTTTGGAAAGCTGAAGCGCATTTTGCATTGGAGAGATATGAGGAGTGTATTAGCGAATACGAAGTGTTTTATAAAGTACCTGGTGCTGCCAGTTCTGACGAGTTTGTAAAAGCACATTACAACCAGGGTTATGCTTTCTTTCAGAAAAAAGATTACGCTTCGGCAATTTTAAGACTACGACAATTCACAAAGAAAGCAGATACGAACAACAGGCAGATTATTTCTGATGCTTATTTAAGGATAGGAGATAGCTATTTTATTGCTAAGGATGGACACAATGCAATTGATTACTATAATCTGGCATTACATTTTGGGATACAAGATGAAGCATATACTGTGTTTCAGAAATCGATGGCTCTTGGCATCCTAAGGAAATTTGATGAGAAAATAGCTTTGTTAGAATCGATGATAGGTAAATATGAAAAATCTATTTGGATTGATGATGTTAAATTTCAACTGGCGAGCAGCCTAATGATCATGAATAAAACAGAAGAGGCTCAATCGTATTTTGAAAAGGTTGTAGCGGAATACCCTACTAGTAGCTATGTGAAAAAGTCGTTGCTGAAAATAGCTGTAATCGATTTTAACAATAATAAAGACGACGAAGCAATTAAATTATATAAGCAAATAGCAGCTGATTATCCGGAAACGCCAGAAGCGAAGATTGCATTTGACGGAATTGAAAAGATCTATATAGCCAATAGTAATATTGATGGCTGGATGACTTATTTGAAAAACATAGGTAAAGACGTGCCTCCGTCAAGACTTGATTCTGCAACATATCATGCAGCAGAGAATGGATACATTGAAGGGGATTGTGAAAAGGCAATATTAGATTTTGGTAATTATCTATCGGGTTTCCCATCTGGTGTATTTATGTTGCAAGCTCAGTTTTATCGATCTGAATGCTTCGTGAGAAGGAGTGAGCTTGTAAAGGCATTAACAGGTTATACTTATGTTTTAAGTAGAGGGCGCACCAAGTTTTATGAAAAGGCATTGCGACGAAGCGCAGATATTAATATGGAATTGAAATACTTTAATGAAGCAAAAGATCAATACATCAGATTAGAGTCGATATCAGAATATCCAGAAAATGTACTAGCTGCTGTAATTGGCCAGATGCGGATAAACTTTAAATTGAAGGAGTACACCACTGCAATCGAAAAAGCGAGGGTTCTTTTAAGTGCCGAAAACGTAGATGATAAATTGGTTGAAGAATGCCATTTTGTAATTGCTAAATCGGCTTTTGCTTTAGAGGATCTTGTTACAGCAATTATCGAATTCAAACATGTAACGACTAAGTTTAAAACAGAAAAGGGTGCCGAAGCACAATACCATGTGGCATATATTCAGTATTTGCAAAACGAATTGGATTCTGCGGAAGCTTCTATAACAGAATTGGTATATCAAGTTCCTTCTTATGATTTCTGGATTTCGAAGGGGATGATATTGTTAGCAGAAATCTATGCAAAAAAAGACGACGCTTTTCAAGCTAAGCACATTTTACAAAGTATAATTGAAAAGTCACAGGATTCTGTATTGGTTTCGACAGCAGAAATTAGATTGTTAGAAATTGTTGAAGCAGAAGAACAAGCACGAATAGCAAAAGAGAAAGAGCTAGAGGAGAATAGAGAGAAAACAGAAATGGTAATCGATGAATCTGATGAGCAGGAACAAGAAGACGTAATCAAACCTGAAAAAGACAAGGACGGAGAAAAAGAGAAGGGTAAAGAAAAAGAGAAGAACAAAGAAAAGGTAGAGGACGAAAAAGAAAAAGTAGAAGAGGAGAATAGCGAAGAGAACAATGGTAAAGATGAAGAGTAACTTTGCATACATATTGCTGTTATTGTTATTGGTATCAATGTCTGATGTGCTATTGGCGCAGGAAAAGGCAAAAGATAAAGATGGGATAGGCAATGAAAATGTTATTATAGTGGTGGATTATGAAGCTATTATAACCGACGCCCAAAAATTCAATGATTATCCGTCGATAACGGATTCTTTGAAAACAATCGTAAACTTGAAATATGACTTCTTGAATAAGAAGAAAGATATTAAGGTAAAAGTAATGCCTATTCAAGCTGCAAGAATAGGAGGAGCTGGCCCCGTGGCGAAATTGTACAATGGTTTCGTACAACTTGCAGGAGGAAATCATGCCAGTGTGTTTTTGGATGCGAGTTATGCCAGTGTAAGAGATAAAAACTATTCGGTTGGTTCTAAATTGCATCATTTCTCTAGTAACGGCAAAGACTTTAATCAATTCAGTAATTCTAATGTAGAAGTATTTGGTAAAAAATTCATCAATAAAAAACATACCCTAAGTGGAGGGTTGGCTTATTCGATGGATGGATATGATTATTACAAGTCTAGGAATTTTGAAATGTTAGGGCTTGACGTTGATTTGAATCAACGATACAATCAATTTGGTGGTAATGTAGGTTTTAAAACGTTTCATGAAGATTCGGCTAAGTTAAACTTAGGTGTGAATATTGAATACATCAACTTTAGCAGCCTTTTAACAAATAACCTTAATAAATCTCTAGAAAATATAATTGATTTTGATGCTTACATGGTTACTCCAGTAACTTCGTCTGCAACCGGGAAAGTTTCGATAGGATTGAAATCGTATGGTTATAAATCGGAAGGAGATACTTCTGTTAATACAATTGTAAATGTAGATGCTGTTGCTGTGCTTACGCATGATAACATGAGAATGGAATTGGGAGGTAGGTTTTTTGTTGTGAGTCATCAAGGGGATGCTGCAAATATTAAAGTTTACCCGAAAGTGAATTTTAGTTACAACATTGTCGACAACATATTTATTCCTTATGTAGGCATTGCCGGTTCTGTTAAAAGAGCTGGTTATAAAGGGTCTGTTGATAATAATCCATTTGTATCACCAAATTTGGATTTAAGAAACTCCGAAGAGTTATTTGGATACATAGGGTTTAAGGGCACGTTAAGCTCAAGTATATCTTACGATGTACAAGGTTCTTGGAAAAAAACGAATACGAGAGCATTGTTTGTTCAAGATACTACGGATAACGCTTTCAACTATTTTAATTTGGTGTACGATACGGTTACCACATTATCCGCAAAGCTTGAATTGGGTTATGAAATTTCTAATAAATTGAAAATGTCTCAAAAAACAATTTACAACAGCTATCAGATGGATAATTTAAAGGCTGCTTGGCATTTACCGGTTTGGGATGTGTCTTTGATGTTGGAATATAAACTGAAAGACAAATTTAAGGCGCTTATAGAGGTTTATATGCTTGATGGGTTAATTGGTCGTGATTTTGATTTAGGTCAAGAGATACCACTCGAAATGGACGCTTTTGCTGATTTTAACTTAGGTGTCGAGTATAATTATTCTTCACGCCTTTCGGCTTTCTTACGACTGAATAACCTTTCTTCCAAGAAATACAATAGGTGGTATGGCTACCCTCGATTTGGTTTCAATGTACTAGGTGGATTCTCCTTCTCTTTTTAGGGTTTTTAAATAGTTGATAACCCTGCTCTAATTGTTAATAACAATATAGGTTTTAATGGAGTTTTCGACCGTTTAAGATACCCTGTTTTTTTATCTTTGTAAGAGTTTGAAATAAACATAATTCCTATCAATAAAAAATGAGTGATTCAACTAGTAAATCAGGTGATAATGCTGATTATTCAGCAGACAGTATACAAGTATTAGAAGGTCTAGAAGCAGTTAGAAAAAGACCTGCCATGTACATTGGCGATGTTGGAGTGAAAGGACTTCACCATTTGGTGTACGAAGTTGTAGATAACTCTATTGATGAGGCGCTTGCAGGACACTGTGACCATATTGAAGTTTTTATTAATGTGGACAACTCAATTACCGTTAAGGATAATGGTAGAGGGATTCCTACCGATATGCATGCTAAAGAAGGAAGATCTGCCTTAGAGGTGGTAATGACTGTTCTTCACGCAGGTGGTAAATTCGATAAAGACAGTTATAAAGTTTCTGGTGGATTACACGGGGTTGGTGTTTCTTGCGTGAATGCACTATCGATTGATATGAACGTTACAGTTCATAGAGGAGGAAAAGTATTTGAACAAAATTACAAGACTGGAAAGCCACAGGAGGATGTGAAAGAAATTGGTACTACAGGCAAGACTGGTACTCATGTTACTTTTATGCCAGATGATACAATTTTTGATAAAGTAGAGTATCAATTTGATACGCTTGCTGCAAGACTTCGTGAACTTGGTTACTTGAACAAAGGGATTACTTTAATTCTTACAGATTTAAGAAGAAAAGACGATGAAGGGAATGATATTACCACTACATTTTATTCGGAAGCAGGATTACCAGAATTTGTTTCTTTTTTAGATGCAACGCGTGAATCGTTAATAGAAGACGTAATCTGGATGTCGGGTGAGAAAAATGGGATTCCTGTTGAAGTTGCGATGCAATACAATAACACGTATAGTGAAAACCTGCATTCGTATGTAAATAACATCAATACACAGGAAGGTGGTACGCATTTAGCTGGTTTTAGAAGAGCATTAACCCGAACGTTAAAAAACTATGCGGATAAATCGGGTATGCTTAGTAAACTGAAAATCGAGATTGGTGGTGATGACTTTAGAGAAGGGTTAACTGCAATTATTTCGGTTAAAGTTGCAGAGCCTCAATTTGAAGGTCAAACCAAAACTAAATTGGGTAATTCAGAGGTGTCTGGAGCTGTTGATCAAGCGGTAAGTGAAATGCTTAATAATTACCTTGAAGAGCATCCAAATGAAGCTAAGGTGATAGTTCAGAAAATTATCATTGCTGCTACTGCAAGAAATGCTGCTAAGAAAGCTAGAGAGATGGTGCAGCGTAAAAGCGTACTTACGGGTTCTGGTTTACCAGGAAAGCTTTCTGATTGCTCTGAAAAAGATCCTTCGTTATGTGAGTTGTACCTTGTTGAGGGAGATTCGGCAGGTGGAACTGCAAAACAGGGTAGAGACAGAAGAACTCAAGCTATTTTACCGCTAAGAGGTAAGATTTTGAATGTGGAGAAAGCAATGCCACACAAAATTTATGAGAGCGAAGAGATTAAAAATATATTTACTGCTTTAGGTGTTTCCATCGGAACCGAGGAAGATAGTAAGGCTTTGAATCTCGCAAAATTGAGATATCACAAAATCATCATCATGTGTGATGCCGATGTTGATGGTAGTCACATCTCTACATTAATTATGACTTTCTTTTTCCGTTACATGAGAGACTTAATTGAAAATGGATATGTATACATTGCTACTCCGCCTTTATATTCGGTGAAGAAAGGTAAAGAGCTACAGTATTGCTGGAATGATGCTCAGCGTGACGAAATGGTTATGAAAATGTCTAAAGGCTCTACAAAAGAGGGGGGAGGTGTTCATATTCAACGTTACAAAGGTCTTGGTGAGATGACTGCAGAGCAATTGTGGTATACAACTATGGATCCTGAAGCAAGAACATTAAGACAAGTTACAATCGACAGTGGTTCTGAGGCAGATAGAATCTTCTCTATGCTTATGGGAGATGAAGTGCCACCAAGAAGAGAGTTTATTGAACAAAACGCCAAATACGCAAATATCGACGCATAACGTTAGGAGTCTTATTCGGTAAGGAACAAGGTTAAATGGGTTTAGCAATAGCTAAGCCCATTTTTTGCATGTAGTATGTTCCTTGCATCGTTATTATTGTAGAAAAATAAACTGATATCATAGAAAAATATTCTATCTTTACAATTAGTTACTAAGCGCTCAATAGTGCATTGAAAAGGGTTTTCGATAGTTTGCGCGTTTTGTAAGAGAAAGTAAAAATAAGACAGTAAATGAAGAAGTTAGATACGATCGATCTCAGAATCCTAGATTTATTGCAAATGGATGCGAGGATTACAAATAAGGAGCTTTCAGCAAAGCTTAGCTTATCTACAACTCCTGTTTTTGAGAGAGTGAAAAAGTTAGAGCGATTTGGTTACATCAAGGATTATGTTGCTTTAATTGATAGAAATAAACTAGATAAGAAAATAGTAACCTATATCTCTGTTTCGTTAAAGGAACATCGGCGAGATTTTGCATGGGAATTTGCTAAGCAAGTAATCACTTTTAATGAGGTGATGGAGTGTTATGTGATTTCTGGAAGATCTGATTACTTAATTAAGGTAATCGTTGAGGACATGACAGAATTTAGAGACTTTATGGAAAATAAAGTAGCAGGTATTGAGAATGTTGGAAAGGTAGAAACTGCTTTTGTAACAGCAGAAATTAAAGCTACAACAGCAATTCCTCTTAGTGGTTGGATGGACGCTGAAATGTTCGAAAAATCGAAAGGTGTTGATTATGATTTCTTTAATTTGGAGATAAATCCATTATAAGAAACCATCTATAAGAAAGTAAAAAAGGGATCGATTGATCCCTTTTTTTTTGGTCAGAAACCGAGCTTAATTAGTTTCCTGGTTATTATCATTCCTTAATGAGTTATTGATTACTCATAATTCTTACAGATCCTGGTACGTCTACTTGTACGCCATCTTCGCTAACAGCAGTTAATCGCCATAAGAAAGTGTTGTTGTGAGACGATAGGTTCTCTAATCCTGTTAATCCATCCCAGCTTTCGTCTGGATTGATTGTGGACCAGATTAACTTACCTGACGTATCGTGGATTTCTAATTTGTAATCTCTCACATTACTATTAGATAAATCTGGTTTAAAAGAGTCTAAAAAGCCATCACTATTTGGGCTAAATTGTCTAATAGCCGACACTATAAAGCCTTCTTGAATGTTTATTTTATACAC includes:
- a CDS encoding transposase, with the protein product GVRKHWGIENKVHWVLDVAFNEDLSRKRTGHAAENYSTINRIALNLLKKDDAKIGVKAKRKMAGWDNEYLRKVMKN
- a CDS encoding tetratricopeptide repeat protein codes for the protein MIRAIIGTALTLCILSFNLFPDQAFGQKTEVFQSENYKFNEAKVLFDHKKYVVAQKGFEKAIKSYGENNNSLQKQEAEYYEALCAYELFNRDAEQLLLEFLNSHPENPKVEKVRFIMGCLKYRTRKFKDAIAWFSKVDVLKLNNEEIAEYHFKKGYSYFKQRDHENAKASFFEIKNADTKYTPLAIYYYGHLSYIAKKYETALIEFKKLTTDKHFKKIVPYYITQIYYLQEKFDDVLTYAPRLLDTSKPKRSADISRLIADSYYKSGDYKNAAPYFEKFLKLTNKITRQDYYQLGFAYYKNAHYKEAIVNFKKLVYEKDSLTQFSHYHMAACYIKLDNKKFARNSFSACTKLKFDDKIREDALFNFAKLSYEHKYNPFQEAISAFQDFIEQYPKSTKVTKAYEYMVSAYLTTNNYKLALQSLEKVKQEVRDKDIKLQQAYQMLAYNRGIDLYNNNELKKSIVHFEKALIYPLDKSINLRAHFWKAEAHFALERYEECISEYEVFYKVPGAASSDEFVKAHYNQGYAFFQKKDYASAILRLRQFTKKADTNNRQIISDAYLRIGDSYFIAKDGHNAIDYYNLALHFGIQDEAYTVFQKSMALGILRKFDEKIALLESMIGKYEKSIWIDDVKFQLASSLMIMNKTEEAQSYFEKVVAEYPTSSYVKKSLLKIAVIDFNNNKDDEAIKLYKQIAADYPETPEAKIAFDGIEKIYIANSNIDGWMTYLKNIGKDVPPSRLDSATYHAAENGYIEGDCEKAILDFGNYLSGFPSGVFMLQAQFYRSECFVRRSELVKALTGYTYVLSRGRTKFYEKALRRSADINMELKYFNEAKDQYIRLESISEYPENVLAAVIGQMRINFKLKEYTTAIEKARVLLSAENVDDKLVEECHFVIAKSAFALEDLVTAIIEFKHVTTKFKTEKGAEAQYHVAYIQYLQNELDSAEASITELVYQVPSYDFWISKGMILLAEIYAKKDDAFQAKHILQSIIEKSQDSVLVSTAEIRLLEIVEAEEQARIAKEKELEENREKTEMVIDESDEQEQEDVIKPEKDKDGEKEKGKEKEKNKEKVEDEKEKVEEENSEENNGKDEE
- a CDS encoding TonB-dependent receptor, which encodes MKSNFAYILLLLLLVSMSDVLLAQEKAKDKDGIGNENVIIVVDYEAIITDAQKFNDYPSITDSLKTIVNLKYDFLNKKKDIKVKVMPIQAARIGGAGPVAKLYNGFVQLAGGNHASVFLDASYASVRDKNYSVGSKLHHFSSNGKDFNQFSNSNVEVFGKKFINKKHTLSGGLAYSMDGYDYYKSRNFEMLGLDVDLNQRYNQFGGNVGFKTFHEDSAKLNLGVNIEYINFSSLLTNNLNKSLENIIDFDAYMVTPVTSSATGKVSIGLKSYGYKSEGDTSVNTIVNVDAVAVLTHDNMRMELGGRFFVVSHQGDAANIKVYPKVNFSYNIVDNIFIPYVGIAGSVKRAGYKGSVDNNPFVSPNLDLRNSEELFGYIGFKGTLSSSISYDVQGSWKKTNTRALFVQDTTDNAFNYFNLVYDTVTTLSAKLELGYEISNKLKMSQKTIYNSYQMDNLKAAWHLPVWDVSLMLEYKLKDKFKALIEVYMLDGLIGRDFDLGQEIPLEMDAFADFNLGVEYNYSSRLSAFLRLNNLSSKKYNRWYGYPRFGFNVLGGFSFSF
- the gyrB gene encoding DNA topoisomerase (ATP-hydrolyzing) subunit B; protein product: MSDSTSKSGDNADYSADSIQVLEGLEAVRKRPAMYIGDVGVKGLHHLVYEVVDNSIDEALAGHCDHIEVFINVDNSITVKDNGRGIPTDMHAKEGRSALEVVMTVLHAGGKFDKDSYKVSGGLHGVGVSCVNALSIDMNVTVHRGGKVFEQNYKTGKPQEDVKEIGTTGKTGTHVTFMPDDTIFDKVEYQFDTLAARLRELGYLNKGITLILTDLRRKDDEGNDITTTFYSEAGLPEFVSFLDATRESLIEDVIWMSGEKNGIPVEVAMQYNNTYSENLHSYVNNINTQEGGTHLAGFRRALTRTLKNYADKSGMLSKLKIEIGGDDFREGLTAIISVKVAEPQFEGQTKTKLGNSEVSGAVDQAVSEMLNNYLEEHPNEAKVIVQKIIIAATARNAAKKAREMVQRKSVLTGSGLPGKLSDCSEKDPSLCELYLVEGDSAGGTAKQGRDRRTQAILPLRGKILNVEKAMPHKIYESEEIKNIFTALGVSIGTEEDSKALNLAKLRYHKIIIMCDADVDGSHISTLIMTFFFRYMRDLIENGYVYIATPPLYSVKKGKELQYCWNDAQRDEMVMKMSKGSTKEGGGVHIQRYKGLGEMTAEQLWYTTMDPEARTLRQVTIDSGSEADRIFSMLMGDEVPPRREFIEQNAKYANIDA
- a CDS encoding Lrp/AsnC family transcriptional regulator, with translation MKKLDTIDLRILDLLQMDARITNKELSAKLSLSTTPVFERVKKLERFGYIKDYVALIDRNKLDKKIVTYISVSLKEHRRDFAWEFAKQVITFNEVMECYVISGRSDYLIKVIVEDMTEFRDFMENKVAGIENVGKVETAFVTAEIKATTAIPLSGWMDAEMFEKSKGVDYDFFNLEINPL